The Paenibacillus sp. RUD330 genome has a segment encoding these proteins:
- the mdh gene encoding malate dehydrogenase gives MAIKRNKITVVGAGFTGATTALMLAQKELGDVVLVDIPQLENPTKGKSLDMLQASPVQGFDANIIGTSNYDDTKDSDIVIITAGIARKPGMSRDDLVNTNAGIVRSVCENIRLSSPNAYVIILSNPVDAMTYAAFETLGFPKNRVIGQSGVLDTARYCTFIAQELSVSVEDVRGFVLGGHGDDMVPLVRYSNVGGIPIEKLIPADRIEAIVQRTRVGGGEIVGLLGNGSAYYAPAASLVQMTEAILKDKKRILPVIALLEGEYGYDGLFLGVPAILGGDGIEKVFELELTAEEKAALDKSAESVRNVVKVVAGTNA, from the coding sequence ATGGCAATTAAGCGCAACAAGATCACGGTTGTAGGCGCAGGCTTCACCGGAGCGACGACGGCTCTCATGCTGGCTCAAAAAGAGCTGGGCGACGTCGTTCTCGTCGACATTCCGCAGCTCGAAAACCCGACGAAGGGCAAGTCGCTCGACATGCTCCAGGCTTCCCCGGTTCAAGGCTTCGATGCCAACATCATCGGCACGTCCAACTATGACGATACAAAGGATTCCGACATCGTCATCATCACGGCCGGCATCGCCCGCAAGCCGGGCATGAGCCGCGACGATCTCGTGAACACGAACGCCGGCATCGTGCGTTCCGTGTGCGAGAATATCAGGCTGTCGAGCCCGAACGCCTATGTCATCATCCTCTCCAACCCGGTGGACGCGATGACCTATGCGGCCTTCGAGACGCTCGGCTTCCCGAAAAACCGTGTCATCGGCCAATCCGGGGTGCTCGATACGGCCCGCTACTGCACGTTCATCGCGCAGGAGCTCAGCGTATCCGTCGAAGACGTGCGCGGCTTCGTGCTCGGCGGACACGGTGACGACATGGTTCCGCTCGTCCGCTACTCCAATGTCGGCGGTATCCCGATTGAGAAGCTCATTCCGGCCGACCGCATCGAGGCGATCGTGCAGCGCACCCGTGTCGGAGGCGGCGAAATCGTAGGCCTGCTCGGCAACGGCAGCGCATATTACGCTCCGGCGGCATCGCTCGTGCAAATGACCGAAGCGATCCTGAAGGACAAAAAACGCATCCTGCCGGTCATCGCCCTGCTGGAAGGCGAGTACGGCTATGACGGCCTCTTCCTCGGCGTCCCTGCGATCCTCGGCGGCGACGGCATCGAGAAGGTATTCGAGCTCGAGCTGACGGCCGAAGAAAAAGCGGCGCTCGACAAATCCGCCGAGTCCGTGCGCAACGTCGTGAAGGTTGTAGCCGGCACGAACGCGTAA